The following proteins come from a genomic window of Terriglobia bacterium:
- the tatC gene encoding twin-arginine translocase subunit TatC, with product MPSEASGAAKSRLEQLQSMSFLEHLEELRRRIIWSVLSIIGGFSIVYWFHEKIYNYMQQPIMFALQRHGLDQKLTYLNPTEPFNMYLKLGLIGGIFVASPFILYQVWAFIAPGLYKHERRYVLPFMFSTVFLFMAGGFFGYKIVFPAALDFLVGYGAQFQPMVTIGEYTDLFMTIILGLGVVFEMPILVFFLSLMGLVSAKWMWNNLRYSILVIFIIAAIITPTTDIMNMCIFAAPMIALYLLSIGVAYVVHPARRKARREAEQNS from the coding sequence ATGCCATCTGAAGCCAGCGGCGCCGCCAAATCGCGCCTCGAACAACTCCAGTCGATGAGTTTCCTCGAGCACCTCGAGGAACTGCGCCGGCGCATCATCTGGTCTGTCTTGTCCATCATCGGCGGCTTCAGCATCGTCTACTGGTTTCACGAGAAGATTTACAACTACATGCAGCAGCCCATCATGTTCGCGCTGCAGCGCCATGGCCTCGACCAGAAGCTCACATACCTGAATCCGACCGAACCCTTCAACATGTACTTGAAGTTAGGATTGATAGGCGGGATTTTCGTAGCTTCGCCTTTTATCCTCTACCAGGTTTGGGCATTTATCGCTCCGGGGCTTTACAAGCATGAGCGTCGCTACGTGCTGCCGTTCATGTTCAGCACGGTATTTCTTTTCATGGCTGGCGGCTTCTTCGGCTACAAGATCGTCTTTCCCGCGGCGCTCGATTTCCTCGTCGGCTACGGCGCGCAGTTCCAGCCCATGGTGACGATCGGTGAGTACACCGATCTCTTTATGACCATCATTCTCGGTCTCGGCGTCGTCTTCGAGATGCCGATCTTGGTGTTCTTTCTTTCGTTGATGGGCCTTGTGAGCGCTAAGTGGATGTGGAACAACCTGCGCTATTCCATCCTGGTTATCTTTATTATTGCCGCCATCATTACCCCGACCACCGATATCATGAACATGTGCATCTTCGCCGCGCCCATGATCGCTCTCTACCTGTTGAGTATCGGCGTGGCATACGTGGTCCATCCGGCCCGACGAAAAGCACGACGGGAAGCCGAACAGAACTCATGA